In Waddliaceae bacterium, a single window of DNA contains:
- a CDS encoding sodium/proline symporter, giving the protein MAYIAAFTLYFLILLAIGMISWWRHKIKTDKDFNVGDRSLNYWVTAISAHASDMSSWLFLGFPAAIYSAGLFKAWTAVGLIIGMFLNWQFIAPKIRKATEKYDCYTVSGYFERRFKDTSGIISILTATIAFFFFTVYLSAGLVGMGFLFESVFNVPYITGITIGISVVMIYTFFGGFVTVAWQDMFQGLFLLVMIFIVPIVAFSHIDGIAAITQAAREQAIPLTIVPKSFTKTICEILGWGLGYFGQLHILLRFMGIKHTEELRKAKYLGMIWHILTLTAAIAVGTVGIAYFNGTLGNAELVFIEMVKTSFSPFIVGFVLCAILAATISTMDSQVLVVSAVFTQDVYKKIFHKSATPQQLLIVSRATVIAAGIAAYAIAFGKVETIYNLVKYAWAGVGASFGPVLIMSFYSKSINRNGAIAGIVSGAVIAATWGRINNTIPAMIPAFVISAVAAHIASKVTAKR; this is encoded by the coding sequence ATGGCCTATATCGCAGCATTCACACTTTATTTCCTCATCCTCCTAGCAATAGGAATGATTTCATGGTGGCGACATAAAATAAAAACCGACAAAGATTTCAACGTAGGAGATAGGTCGCTGAACTATTGGGTAACAGCAATATCAGCACACGCTAGCGATATGAGCTCTTGGCTCTTTCTGGGATTCCCCGCAGCAATATATTCCGCAGGGCTCTTCAAAGCATGGACCGCCGTAGGACTAATAATAGGGATGTTCCTAAACTGGCAGTTTATAGCGCCGAAGATCCGTAAAGCTACAGAGAAATACGACTGCTATACCGTCTCGGGATATTTCGAGAGACGTTTCAAAGATACCTCGGGGATAATAAGTATTCTTACGGCGACGATAGCGTTCTTCTTCTTCACAGTATATCTTTCGGCAGGACTTGTTGGTATGGGTTTTCTCTTCGAGTCTGTCTTCAACGTACCATATATCACAGGGATAACAATAGGTATCAGCGTAGTAATGATATATACCTTCTTCGGAGGCTTCGTGACAGTAGCATGGCAGGATATGTTCCAAGGACTGTTCCTGCTCGTCATGATATTTATCGTGCCAATAGTAGCATTCTCTCATATCGATGGCATCGCAGCGATAACACAAGCTGCACGAGAACAAGCGATACCACTGACAATAGTGCCAAAGTCGTTTACTAAGACGATATGTGAGATATTGGGGTGGGGACTCGGATACTTCGGACAGCTGCATATACTCCTACGCTTTATGGGAATAAAACATACCGAAGAGCTGCGCAAAGCGAAATACTTAGGAATGATATGGCATATACTTACCCTTACAGCAGCAATAGCAGTAGGAACAGTAGGGATAGCATATTTTAACGGAACACTAGGCAACGCAGAGCTTGTCTTTATCGAGATGGTAAAAACATCATTCAGCCCTTTCATAGTAGGTTTCGTGCTTTGCGCAATACTAGCAGCAACAATATCGACGATGGACTCACAAGTTCTCGTCGTATCGGCAGTATTTACACAAGATGTTTATAAAAAGATCTTCCATAAAAGCGCTACACCACAACAATTGCTAATAGTATCACGGGCTACCGTCATCGCCGCAGGGATAGCGGCATATGCCATAGCTTTTGGTAAGGTAGAGACAATATATAACCTTGTGAAATACGCTTGGGCAGGAGTAGGAGCATCTTTTGGCCCCGTCCTTATCATGTCTTTCTACTCGAAGAGTATCAATAGAAACGGCGCAATAGCAGGGATAGTATCAGGGGCAGTAATAGCAGCAACGTGGGGACGAATCAATAACACCATACCAGCAATGATCCCTGCATTCGTAATAAGCGCCGTAGCAGCACATATTGCCTCGAAGGTTACAGCGAAACGCTAA
- the acpP gene encoding acyl carrier protein translates to MTIQEEVIDIVVEQLGVDKADVTEEKSFIEDLNADSLDLTELIMTFEEVFEFDISEEDAEGLKTVASVVEYVEKKKAE, encoded by the coding sequence ATGACAATACAAGAAGAAGTTATCGATATCGTAGTAGAACAACTCGGCGTCGATAAAGCAGACGTTACAGAAGAAAAGTCGTTCATAGAAGACCTTAATGCCGACTCTCTCGACCTCACAGAGCTTATCATGACTTTCGAAGAAGTCTTCGAATTCGATATCTCAGAAGAAGACGCCGAAGGACTAAAAACCGTCGCTAGCGTAGTAGAATACGTCGAAAAGAAAAAAGCAGAATAA
- the fabG gene encoding 3-oxoacyl-[acyl-carrier-protein] reductase: MKVLENKTALITGGSSGIGKAIAKTFVDNGAKVIILDVNTEAGENTAKELGAAFYKVDVAKTKDVADTIANIIETHGTVDILVNNAGITRDSLIMRMDEDQWDSVIAVNLKAVYNTCKALARHMMKAKNGAIINIASVIGLTGNAGQANYAASKAGAIGVTKSLAKEFAAKNVRVNAIAPGFIRTAMTEKLTEQQKQAIQQKIPLGTFGEAEDVAKAALFLASEDSRYVTGQVLVVDGGMVM; this comes from the coding sequence ATGAAGGTACTAGAAAATAAGACAGCGCTGATAACAGGAGGAAGCTCCGGCATCGGAAAAGCTATAGCAAAGACGTTTGTAGATAATGGAGCAAAAGTTATAATCCTCGACGTTAATACCGAAGCAGGAGAAAACACCGCTAAAGAACTAGGAGCCGCCTTCTATAAGGTCGATGTCGCCAAAACAAAAGATGTCGCCGATACTATAGCAAATATCATCGAAACACACGGCACCGTCGATATCCTCGTCAACAACGCAGGGATAACACGAGACAGCCTGATAATGCGTATGGACGAAGATCAGTGGGATAGCGTCATAGCAGTAAACCTCAAAGCCGTATATAATACGTGCAAAGCCCTAGCACGGCATATGATGAAAGCAAAAAACGGCGCCATAATAAATATAGCATCAGTCATAGGCCTTACAGGTAACGCCGGGCAGGCCAACTACGCCGCCTCGAAAGCCGGAGCTATCGGAGTGACAAAATCCCTGGCAAAAGAATTCGCAGCGAAAAACGTGCGCGTCAACGCCATAGCACCAGGGTTCATAAGGACGGCGATGACAGAAAAACTTACAGAACAACAAAAACAAGCAATACAACAAAAAATCCCTCTCGGAACGTTCGGCGAAGCCGAAGATGTCGCAAAAGCTGCGCTCTTCCTCGCAAGCGAAGACTCCCGGTATGTCACCGGACAAGTCCTCGTCGTCGACGGCGGGATGGTTATGTAG
- the fabD gene encoding ACP S-malonyltransferase produces the protein MKKNIIFIFPGQGAQYVGMGKDFAENFSIARETLEESDDILGTKLSKIIFEGPEDTLTATKNSQPAMLVNSIALLRTIKEQIPSLLPYICSGLSLGEYSALVAAEKVTFHEALNLVRYRGQYMHEACEKTKGSMAAILGLYSEDVEKIVSDLNIPEDLWVANYNTPKQIVISGTEKGIDIASAEAKRRGAKKVVPLNIHGAFHSGLMKEAQDKLASKIEDTQFSTSEIKVVMNVTGDFVENIDDIRENLIKQVTNSVRWQQGIQAIDATKPDLYVEIGCGKTLTAMNKRIGVSAPTVNVDKIEDLEKLAKALEE, from the coding sequence ATGAAGAAAAATATCATATTCATCTTCCCTGGGCAAGGAGCGCAATACGTCGGCATGGGCAAAGACTTCGCCGAGAACTTCTCTATAGCACGCGAGACCTTAGAAGAAAGCGACGACATCCTAGGAACAAAACTCTCGAAGATAATCTTCGAAGGCCCCGAAGACACCCTTACAGCAACGAAAAACAGCCAGCCGGCAATGCTAGTAAACAGCATAGCATTGCTACGCACAATAAAAGAACAAATCCCCAGCCTTCTTCCATATATATGCTCGGGGCTAAGCCTAGGAGAATACTCAGCATTGGTGGCAGCAGAAAAAGTCACGTTCCACGAAGCCCTAAACCTCGTAAGATACCGCGGACAATATATGCACGAAGCTTGCGAGAAGACAAAAGGCTCGATGGCAGCAATACTAGGGCTCTATAGCGAAGATGTCGAGAAAATCGTCTCAGACCTCAATATCCCAGAAGACCTTTGGGTGGCAAACTACAACACACCAAAACAAATAGTGATATCAGGGACGGAAAAAGGCATCGACATCGCTAGCGCAGAAGCAAAACGCCGCGGCGCAAAAAAAGTCGTACCACTAAACATCCACGGCGCCTTCCACAGTGGACTCATGAAAGAAGCACAAGATAAGCTAGCATCAAAAATTGAAGATACACAATTCTCGACAAGCGAAATAAAAGTCGTTATGAACGTAACAGGAGATTTCGTAGAAAATATCGACGATATCAGAGAAAACCTTATAAAACAGGTGACAAACTCCGTACGCTGGCAGCAGGGGATACAAGCCATCGACGCTACAAAACCCGACCTGTATGTCGAGATAGGATGCGGCAAAACCCTCACAGCGATGAATAAACGTATAGGCGTCAGCGCTCCAACAGTAAACGTCGATAAGATCGAAGACCTAGAAAAACTAGCAAAGGCTCTGGAGGAATAA
- a CDS encoding ketoacyl-ACP synthase III has protein sequence MKARIIGTGSYLPKKVLTNSDLEEMVDTSDEWIVSRTGMKERRIAEGEHTSDMGIAAANAALKDAGIAAEDIDIILVATMTPDYIIPNTAALIQASVGATHAAAIDMQAACSGYLYGLAISKAFIEAGIYKKILLVATEKMSSLVDYNDRTTCIIFGDGAGAAVITNEGEGLLINDVCLGADGKQADLLTVPAGGSRQPSTETTTAQKLHYMQMNGKETFKHAVRRMEASSRECLEKSGLTEGDITWMIPHQANLRIIEAIGKRLKIADEKVFKTVHKYGNTSASSIAIALDELLKEKSVSSKDNILMTAFGAGLTWATAIVTRT, from the coding sequence ATGAAAGCACGTATTATAGGAACAGGGTCATACCTCCCTAAAAAAGTCCTTACCAACAGCGATCTCGAAGAGATGGTTGATACCTCAGACGAATGGATAGTGTCGCGTACCGGCATGAAAGAACGTCGTATCGCCGAAGGAGAACATACCTCCGATATGGGCATCGCCGCCGCTAACGCCGCCCTCAAAGACGCAGGCATCGCCGCCGAAGATATCGATATCATCCTCGTCGCTACAATGACGCCAGACTATATAATACCAAACACAGCAGCACTTATACAGGCATCAGTAGGAGCAACACACGCCGCTGCCATCGATATGCAGGCAGCATGTTCAGGATACCTATACGGCCTAGCTATATCTAAAGCCTTCATAGAAGCAGGAATATACAAAAAGATCCTCCTCGTCGCTACAGAGAAAATGTCGTCGCTAGTAGACTATAACGACAGAACAACATGCATAATTTTCGGCGATGGCGCAGGAGCCGCAGTAATAACAAATGAAGGCGAAGGACTTCTCATCAACGACGTATGCCTTGGCGCCGATGGCAAACAGGCAGACCTCCTAACAGTCCCAGCAGGCGGCAGCAGACAGCCGTCCACAGAGACGACTACAGCACAAAAACTTCACTATATGCAGATGAACGGTAAAGAGACATTCAAACACGCAGTACGGCGCATGGAAGCGTCTTCAAGAGAATGCCTGGAAAAGAGCGGCCTAACAGAAGGTGACATCACATGGATGATACCACACCAAGCGAACCTTCGTATCATCGAAGCTATAGGGAAAAGATTAAAAATCGCTGACGAAAAGGTCTTCAAAACGGTACATAAATATGGCAATACCTCAGCATCATCAATAGCAATAGCACTAGACGAACTGCTAAAAGAAAAGAGCGTGTCTTCCAAAGATAATATCCTTATGACAGCCTTCGGAGCAGGGCTTACATGGGCGACGGCGATAGTGACGAGGACATAA
- the recR gene encoding recombination protein RecR, whose protein sequence is MHYPQHMLKLIAFLKKLPGVGNKTAERFAFTMLSWQHEQLKDMGTFISDVKEHLRYCEECGALIGIKEQCPLCTNANRDNAAICIVATAKDIFAIEDTREYKGLYHVLGGVLSPLDGNHVEHLTIPKLQERIEKLGVKEIILALDSTLEGDTTALYIKKIFKDKNINISRLAFGIPMGSALDFVDEGTLTRALAGRREF, encoded by the coding sequence ATGCACTACCCACAGCATATGCTTAAGCTTATAGCTTTCCTGAAAAAGCTCCCAGGCGTAGGAAATAAAACCGCCGAAAGGTTCGCCTTCACAATGCTGTCATGGCAACATGAACAGCTTAAAGATATGGGAACGTTTATCAGCGACGTCAAAGAACACCTGCGCTATTGTGAAGAATGCGGCGCCCTCATCGGCATCAAAGAACAATGCCCACTATGTACTAATGCCAATAGAGACAACGCCGCTATATGCATCGTCGCCACCGCTAAAGATATCTTCGCCATCGAAGATACAAGAGAATACAAAGGACTATACCACGTCCTCGGTGGTGTGCTTTCACCACTAGACGGCAACCACGTCGAACACCTGACAATACCAAAACTTCAAGAACGTATAGAAAAGCTCGGCGTCAAAGAGATTATTCTCGCCCTAGACTCTACACTAGAAGGCGACACCACAGCACTATATATAAAGAAAATTTTTAAAGATAAAAATATCAATATCTCAAGGCTAGCTTTCGGGATACCAATGGGAAGCGCGCTGGACTTCGTCGATGAAGGAACATTAACAAGAGCATTAGCAGGACGCAGGGAATTCTAG
- a CDS encoding ATP-dependent zinc metalloprotease FtsH, whose amino-acid sequence MAGEKKQDNKKNMPGGLLFFIIITILIVMVVQTSLGDKKANVAFSHQVEHLVNLELVQDDMSKKVAIGSDNLVTFSGKFREMTTEEGEKRFVYLKSLDIRHALADKNEMLSYDLDAYKEEAKKAAETFLMLIGRSTGKEGYTVVGDGYDTQGRDNSIIIEKLSDSENINLYDLRKEYPSIKKASQEKYKEFVEKVGALVANFRAPILGIGDEAIKEKLSALADDANNAITAEEHGNILDTLQDIATTIEISDNGVRLYALRSVRSYVDVLKDFTLIAIDIADNAEKLAKTRDDVDDVVWFFNDDELSTRALERQDPDEYKRWFANAEEEWNEFDTNMGAIFKAPDQARNIVLDKKFKSEPPAPNYFSYIFTVLPIVLVLLLLYFVFARQMKGGMGGGAGGAMSFGKSPAKLLTKDDNKVTFVDVAGIEEAKEELEEIVEFLKNPGKFTSLGGRIPKGVLCIGAPGTGKTLIAKAVAGEADRPFFSISGSDFVEMFVGVGASRIRDMFAQAKKNAPCIVFIDEIDAVGRHRGSGIGGGHDEREQTLNQLLVEMDGFNTGEGVIIMAATNRPDVLDKALLRPGRFDRTIYIDLPDIKGRYEILKVHARKIKLDPELDLMILARATPGSSGADLENMLNEAALLAARKGRKAVTQQETTEAVDKVRFGKERRSLELDEEEKKTTAYHESGHAIVGLTVEHADPIEKVTIIPRGPSLGATHFLPKKNRVSYWKKELTDQLAVFMGGRVAEELFLGDISSGAQQDIKEATRLAHNMVCSWGMSDEMGAISYADNMQESKYMGIPGSYQKHYSEVSAQKIDNEVRKIIEASYDRAKKIIKSNKTQLELMAQMLIEFETVDAEDCKKILDGTWDSKEKEGRLKKAAELHKGPKPPTPPPPPKDDEKKDEENPEKEEQK is encoded by the coding sequence ATGGCAGGGGAAAAGAAGCAAGACAACAAAAAGAATATGCCTGGCGGATTGTTATTCTTCATAATAATAACTATCCTTATCGTTATGGTGGTACAGACTAGCCTCGGCGATAAGAAAGCAAACGTTGCCTTTAGTCACCAGGTCGAGCACCTCGTAAACCTTGAGCTCGTACAAGACGATATGAGCAAAAAAGTTGCGATAGGTAGCGACAACCTCGTAACCTTCTCAGGGAAGTTCCGCGAGATGACAACCGAAGAAGGTGAGAAGCGTTTTGTATATCTCAAGTCCCTAGACATACGCCATGCCCTAGCAGATAAAAACGAGATGCTTTCGTACGACCTCGATGCTTATAAAGAAGAAGCGAAGAAAGCAGCAGAGACATTCCTGATGTTGATAGGGAGGTCCACAGGAAAAGAAGGATATACCGTCGTCGGTGATGGATACGACACCCAAGGAAGAGACAACAGCATAATAATCGAAAAACTTTCCGATAGCGAAAATATAAACCTCTACGACCTAAGAAAAGAATACCCTAGCATAAAGAAGGCTTCACAAGAAAAATATAAAGAGTTCGTCGAGAAAGTCGGTGCATTAGTAGCAAACTTCCGCGCACCAATACTCGGCATCGGCGATGAAGCGATAAAAGAGAAACTTTCTGCCCTCGCCGATGATGCCAACAACGCTATCACCGCCGAAGAGCATGGCAACATCCTCGATACACTACAAGATATCGCTACGACAATAGAAATAAGCGACAATGGCGTACGACTATACGCTCTGCGTAGCGTGCGCTCATACGTCGATGTCCTTAAAGATTTCACCCTAATCGCCATCGATATCGCTGACAACGCTGAAAAGCTAGCAAAAACACGCGACGATGTCGACGATGTTGTATGGTTTTTCAACGACGATGAGCTTTCAACACGCGCATTAGAACGACAAGACCCCGATGAATACAAAAGATGGTTCGCCAACGCCGAAGAAGAATGGAATGAGTTCGATACAAACATGGGAGCGATATTTAAAGCACCAGACCAGGCGCGAAATATCGTCCTAGACAAGAAATTCAAAAGCGAACCGCCAGCACCGAATTACTTCAGCTATATCTTTACAGTATTGCCGATAGTACTAGTACTGCTACTACTATACTTCGTCTTCGCAAGACAGATGAAAGGTGGTATGGGCGGCGGAGCAGGAGGAGCGATGAGCTTCGGGAAATCTCCAGCAAAACTACTAACCAAAGACGACAACAAAGTAACTTTCGTCGACGTCGCAGGCATCGAAGAAGCTAAAGAAGAACTAGAAGAAATAGTAGAATTCTTGAAAAATCCAGGGAAATTCACCTCGCTAGGAGGACGTATTCCAAAAGGTGTGCTATGTATAGGAGCACCAGGGACAGGAAAAACACTAATCGCTAAAGCCGTAGCAGGAGAAGCCGATAGGCCGTTCTTCTCAATATCAGGCTCGGACTTCGTAGAGATGTTCGTCGGCGTAGGAGCCAGCAGAATACGCGATATGTTCGCACAAGCGAAGAAAAACGCACCTTGTATAGTCTTCATCGATGAGATCGACGCCGTAGGACGACACCGCGGATCAGGGATAGGCGGCGGACACGACGAACGGGAACAGACACTAAACCAGCTGCTAGTAGAGATGGATGGCTTCAACACCGGCGAAGGCGTCATCATCATGGCAGCGACGAATAGACCCGACGTCCTCGACAAAGCTCTGCTGCGTCCAGGACGCTTCGACAGAACGATATATATCGACCTTCCCGATATAAAAGGAAGATACGAGATACTTAAAGTCCATGCTCGTAAAATAAAACTCGACCCGGAACTTGACCTCATGATTCTAGCACGCGCTACACCAGGATCGTCGGGAGCAGATCTCGAGAATATGCTCAACGAAGCAGCACTGCTAGCAGCACGTAAAGGACGTAAAGCGGTAACACAACAAGAGACGACAGAAGCCGTCGATAAGGTACGCTTCGGAAAAGAACGCCGTAGCCTAGAACTCGACGAAGAAGAGAAAAAGACTACAGCATACCACGAGTCGGGACACGCCATCGTAGGCCTTACAGTAGAACACGCCGACCCTATAGAAAAAGTTACGATAATACCACGAGGACCGTCGCTAGGAGCTACACACTTCTTACCAAAAAAGAACCGCGTAAGCTACTGGAAGAAAGAGCTCACCGACCAGCTAGCCGTCTTTATGGGAGGACGCGTAGCAGAAGAACTCTTCCTTGGAGATATCTCCAGCGGAGCACAGCAAGATATCAAAGAAGCAACGAGGCTTGCTCATAACATGGTATGCAGCTGGGGGATGAGTGATGAGATGGGAGCGATATCATACGCCGACAATATGCAAGAATCAAAGTATATGGGGATACCAGGGTCGTACCAGAAACATTACTCCGAAGTGTCTGCACAGAAAATCGACAACGAAGTGCGTAAGATAATAGAAGCTTCATACGACCGCGCAAAGAAGATAATAAAAAGCAATAAAACACAGCTAGAACTTATGGCGCAGATGCTTATCGAGTTCGAGACCGTCGATGCCGAAGATTGCAAGAAAATCCTCGATGGAACATGGGATTCTAAAGAAAAAGAAGGACGCCTGAAAAAAGCTGCAGAGCTTCATAAAGGACCGAAACCACCAACACCACCACCACCGCCTAAAGACGACGAGAAAAAAGACGAAGAGAATCCCGAAAAAGAAGAACAGAAATAG
- the tilS gene encoding tRNA lysidine(34) synthetase TilS, translating to MNIENEFKEFLDENIDVGAAVLVGFSGGADSLALLHLLMHYSEKYRLTVHVAHVDHRWREESDKEAASLRDMVEGYGMTFHLKVLDPKKLTGNLEAACRDERIQFFSDLCKEHDLSGVFLGHHSDDQAETVLKRIFEGSFITNISALAPVANIFGLTVWRPLITVPKKEICRWIEKQVLKPIEDTTNADTRYTRARMRHNIIPQLEEQFGKEISGNICHLAEEARETKELLEEEIAPILAKKKSSPLATWIDLTTAEKTPHIILTYLLRKMCNVKDHHLTRDMAKTLVKAITTKKAGITIFVGTRTIIADRGHLFIMEGSNKGISGKLPLIQGQQRYGNINVTVKKAKTSEHKKSSWKDLWSDEGATVVVPQGDYTIGIADTTEQYPRTSPIKKLWTNRKVPAFLRDKVPVLYKDGIIYHDFLSGEKIENNEESNDMITVAIKA from the coding sequence ATGAATATAGAGAACGAGTTCAAAGAATTCCTTGACGAAAATATCGACGTAGGCGCCGCGGTTCTTGTCGGCTTCTCCGGCGGTGCAGACTCTTTGGCGTTACTACACCTCCTTATGCATTACAGCGAAAAATATCGCCTAACAGTACACGTCGCACACGTAGATCATCGCTGGCGTGAAGAAAGCGACAAAGAGGCCGCATCCCTACGCGACATGGTCGAAGGATATGGCATGACGTTTCACCTGAAAGTCCTAGACCCCAAAAAACTCACAGGAAACCTCGAAGCGGCATGCCGTGACGAACGGATACAGTTCTTCAGCGATCTTTGCAAAGAACACGACCTCTCAGGAGTTTTCCTAGGACATCACAGCGACGACCAAGCTGAGACGGTGCTTAAGCGTATCTTCGAAGGATCCTTCATAACGAATATCTCAGCACTTGCTCCCGTTGCCAATATCTTCGGACTAACAGTATGGCGTCCATTAATTACCGTTCCGAAGAAGGAAATATGCCGGTGGATAGAAAAACAGGTGCTGAAACCTATAGAAGATACCACCAACGCCGACACGCGATATACAAGAGCGCGTATGCGTCATAATATCATTCCACAACTCGAAGAACAGTTCGGAAAAGAGATATCAGGGAATATATGCCACCTCGCCGAAGAAGCTCGCGAGACGAAAGAGCTCTTAGAAGAGGAAATAGCACCAATACTCGCGAAGAAAAAATCTTCGCCACTGGCGACATGGATAGACCTCACTACAGCAGAGAAAACACCACACATAATACTAACGTACCTACTACGTAAAATGTGTAATGTCAAAGACCACCACCTCACACGCGATATGGCGAAAACATTGGTTAAAGCAATAACGACGAAGAAAGCTGGTATCACGATATTCGTAGGGACGCGTACAATCATCGCCGATAGGGGACACCTATTTATTATGGAAGGTAGCAATAAAGGAATTTCTGGGAAGCTACCATTGATACAAGGGCAACAGCGCTATGGCAATATTAATGTTACAGTGAAAAAAGCAAAGACTTCAGAGCATAAGAAATCTTCGTGGAAGGACCTGTGGAGCGATGAAGGGGCTACCGTTGTAGTGCCACAAGGTGACTACACCATCGGCATCGCAGATACTACAGAACAATATCCGCGGACATCGCCGATAAAAAAGCTGTGGACAAATAGAAAGGTTCCAGCGTTCCTCCGTGATAAAGTTCCGGTACTATATAAGGATGGCATTATATACCACGACTTCCTTTCAGGAGAAAAAATAGAGAATAACGAAGAAAGCAATGATATGATAACAGTTGCCATCAAAGCTTGA
- a CDS encoding DUF4339 domain-containing protein: MEKEWFIKIDGEKQGPYSIEELKVHPLVTPDTLVRRKSEKQWVPAGKVEELRDVFRDEGIPEDKKEPSIDEYLSVDKSKGVLAVDFHNNNRIYWIIILVLIIIYVLYRMN; this comes from the coding sequence ATGGAAAAAGAGTGGTTCATAAAGATTGATGGTGAAAAACAGGGGCCTTATAGCATAGAAGAGCTGAAAGTACATCCTCTAGTAACACCAGACACCTTAGTACGACGTAAAAGCGAGAAACAATGGGTCCCCGCTGGGAAGGTTGAAGAATTGAGAGACGTCTTCCGCGACGAAGGCATCCCAGAAGATAAAAAAGAACCTTCTATCGACGAATATCTTTCTGTCGACAAAAGCAAAGGCGTCCTCGCCGTAGATTTTCACAATAATAACAGGATATACTGGATAATAATACTCGTCTTAATTATCATATATGTCTTATATAGAATGAATTAA
- a CDS encoding YjgP/YjgQ family permease, giving the protein MPILWRYLLGHYLKIFTLSIVAFIILLLVTRLDEVAQFATLGASFFDVIMFALFQLPYILPIAVPISCLIASIILFKNLSNTHELAALRAAGNSLKNIVAPIVIAGSILALGNFYIISELSTFSHLSTRRMKNEMKSVNPILLLQNSHLLRARGAYVNVLGALSPGEEAHDVIFAMKNKHNSRLYFMAAKRFFSKDSTLGGDNVTIISHSSDGGDYDFDPFVIENIGSFSNPIEEFSLFMNSEGWRLNNDHLSLRFLIIKAREELEVLRKASSSHDDGAYESVSFFKSLSNSDFSKILSEILRRVSVAIAVFTFTFMGAAFGVDIGRNPSRRGIAVVIALATLYLAAFFAAMSLGSFFGISATLYLVPHIIIIALSFWTLSRITRGIE; this is encoded by the coding sequence ATGCCTATTTTATGGCGCTATCTTCTTGGTCATTATTTAAAGATATTCACTCTTTCTATCGTGGCTTTTATTATCTTACTCCTCGTCACACGTCTTGACGAGGTGGCGCAGTTTGCTACCCTTGGAGCTTCGTTCTTTGACGTCATCATGTTTGCATTGTTTCAGCTTCCGTACATTCTTCCTATCGCCGTTCCTATTTCATGTCTTATCGCTTCTATTATCCTCTTCAAAAACCTTTCCAACACCCACGAGCTTGCTGCTTTGCGTGCTGCTGGCAACAGCCTTAAAAACATCGTAGCGCCTATTGTCATCGCTGGAAGCATCTTAGCATTGGGGAACTTCTATATCATCTCCGAGCTTTCGACGTTCTCCCATCTTTCGACTCGTAGGATGAAAAATGAGATGAAATCCGTAAACCCTATCCTTCTTCTTCAGAACTCGCATCTTTTGAGGGCGCGTGGCGCTTATGTCAATGTTTTGGGGGCGTTATCTCCTGGCGAAGAGGCCCACGATGTCATCTTCGCGATGAAGAATAAACATAACAGCCGCCTTTATTTTATGGCAGCGAAGCGGTTCTTCTCCAAAGATTCTACGTTAGGCGGTGACAATGTCACTATCATCTCCCATTCTTCCGATGGTGGAGACTATGATTTCGACCCTTTCGTCATCGAAAATATCGGATCTTTCTCCAACCCTATCGAGGAGTTCTCTCTTTTTATGAACAGCGAAGGCTGGAGACTCAACAACGACCATCTATCGTTACGTTTTCTTATCATAAAGGCCCGCGAGGAACTCGAAGTTTTGCGTAAGGCATCGTCATCGCACGATGACGGAGCTTACGAAAGCGTTTCTTTCTTTAAAAGTCTTTCAAATTCTGACTTCTCAAAGATACTCTCGGAGATATTACGAAGGGTGTCGGTAGCGATAGCGGTTTTCACCTTCACTTTTATGGGAGCGGCGTTCGGCGTCGATATCGGCAGAAATCCTTCGCGTCGTGGCATAGCCGTCGTCATCGCTCTTGCGACGTTATACCTCGCTGCCTTCTTCGCAGCGATGAGTCTCGGAAGCTTCTTCGGCATCTCCGCGACGCTGTATCTTGTCCCTCATATCATCATAATCGCGCTGTCGTTCTGGACGCTAAGTCGTATTACAAGGGGGATAGAATGA